The Deinococcus depolymerans genome has a segment encoding these proteins:
- a CDS encoding fimbrial assembly protein translates to MVEINLLPQQYRKQSEPSAWRFATYALIPVTVAAILIPEVVTATRAGDLRKQIDSLNGEVTALTPVNREYGELTREKTELEQITSIATQLRDSKTYWTNDLAAFTAQLPAGSGVAVQSMTIKALDAAALTALQQGGVYSGKNVTREIDLTGSAASQQAVVGFLRTFENNPDFGVNFRSMQADGETGQYTFNASVGLVKPVAAATTPADPNAPATAPAAPAGNAEGGPSVN, encoded by the coding sequence GTGGTTGAGATCAACCTGCTGCCGCAGCAGTACCGCAAGCAGTCGGAACCCAGCGCCTGGCGCTTTGCCACGTACGCCCTGATCCCGGTCACGGTCGCCGCCATCCTGATCCCGGAAGTCGTGACCGCCACGCGCGCCGGGGACCTGCGCAAGCAGATCGACAGCCTGAACGGCGAGGTCACGGCCCTGACGCCCGTCAACCGCGAGTACGGGGAACTCACGCGCGAGAAGACCGAACTGGAGCAGATCACCTCCATCGCCACGCAGCTGCGGGACAGCAAGACCTACTGGACGAACGACCTCGCGGCGTTCACGGCGCAGCTGCCGGCGGGCAGCGGCGTGGCCGTGCAGAGCATGACCATCAAGGCGCTCGACGCGGCCGCCCTGACCGCGCTGCAGCAGGGTGGCGTGTACAGCGGCAAGAACGTCACGCGCGAGATCGACCTGACCGGCTCGGCTGCCAGTCAGCAGGCCGTGGTGGGGTTCCTGCGGACCTTCGAGAACAACCCGGACTTCGGCGTGAACTTCCGTTCCATGCAGGCCGACGGCGAGACCGGTCAGTACACCTTCAACGCCAGCGTGGGCCTCGTGAAGCCCGTCGCGGCGGCCACCACGCCCGCCGATCCGAACGCCCCGGCCACCGCGCCCGCCGCCCCGGCCGGCAACGCGGAGGGAGGCCCCAGTGTTAACTAA
- the pilM gene encoding type IV pilus assembly protein PilM, whose product MSSFLNRLLNPRPNALGVEIGTSAIKVVALRPGSPPSLQHAVMVPTPIGSMRDGLVVEPQAVATELKNLLAEHRITTKYAVTAVPNQVAVTRNIMVPRMDRKELQEAIKWEAERYIPYPIDDVSLDFDLLDDLSTIPEDGQMEVVIAAAPTEAIARQVEVLRLAGLEPTIVDLKSFASLRALRGNLLGEHLTKSTLTGTNYTEAGEVALVMEIGASSSVINLVRGDRVLMARNINVSADDFTTALQKAFDLDFSAAEDVKLGYATATTPTEDEEDLLNFDMAREQYSPARVFEVIRPVLGDLITEIRRSLEFYRVQSGDVVIDRTFLAGGGAKLRGLAAAISDALGFRVEVASPWLTVQTDQANVDTGYLQANAPEFTVPLGLALRGVTTRG is encoded by the coding sequence ATGTCGAGTTTCCTGAACCGCCTCTTAAACCCACGGCCGAATGCCCTCGGCGTGGAAATCGGCACGAGTGCCATCAAGGTCGTGGCCCTGCGCCCCGGCTCACCGCCTTCCCTCCAGCACGCCGTGATGGTGCCCACGCCCATCGGCAGCATGCGCGACGGGCTGGTCGTGGAACCGCAGGCGGTCGCCACCGAACTGAAGAACCTGCTGGCCGAACACCGCATCACCACCAAGTACGCCGTGACCGCCGTGCCGAACCAGGTGGCGGTCACGCGCAACATCATGGTGCCGCGCATGGACCGCAAGGAACTGCAGGAGGCCATCAAGTGGGAGGCCGAGCGCTACATCCCCTACCCCATCGACGATGTCAGCCTGGACTTCGACCTGCTCGACGACCTGAGCACCATTCCCGAGGACGGGCAGATGGAGGTCGTGATCGCCGCGGCACCCACCGAGGCCATCGCGCGGCAGGTCGAGGTGCTGAGGCTGGCCGGCCTGGAACCCACCATCGTGGACCTCAAGAGTTTCGCGTCGCTGCGCGCCCTGCGCGGCAACCTGCTGGGCGAGCACCTGACCAAGAGCACCCTGACCGGCACGAACTACACCGAGGCCGGCGAGGTGGCGCTCGTCATGGAGATCGGCGCGAGCAGCTCCGTGATCAACCTCGTGCGCGGCGACCGGGTGCTGATGGCCCGCAACATCAACGTGTCCGCCGACGATTTCACGACCGCGCTGCAGAAGGCCTTCGATCTGGACTTCAGTGCCGCCGAGGACGTCAAACTCGGGTACGCGACCGCCACCACGCCCACCGAGGACGAGGAGGACCTGCTGAACTTCGACATGGCCCGCGAACAGTACAGCCCGGCGCGCGTGTTCGAGGTGATCCGCCCGGTCCTGGGGGACCTGATCACCGAGATCCGCCGCAGCCTGGAGTTCTACCGCGTGCAGAGCGGCGACGTGGTCATCGACCGGACCTTCCTGGCGGGCGGCGGCGCGAAACTGCGCGGCCTGGCCGCCGCGATCAGCGACGCGCTGGGCTTCCGGGTGGAGGTCGCCAGCCCCTGGCTGACCGTGCAGACCGATCAGGCGAACGTGGACACCGGCTACCTGCAGGCGAACGCGCCCGAGTTCACGGTGCCGCTGGGCCTCGCGCTGCGGGGGGTGACGACCCGTGGTTGA
- the murF gene encoding UDP-N-acetylmuramoyl-tripeptide--D-alanyl-D-alanine ligase has protein sequence MPDPRAALPFDATVHPEARPARRLTWDSREASPDVAFVALPGESTHGNRFVQAALDAGAPFVLTDLDVPRAVRVPDAHGALLAWARAERARSPLVVGVTGSAGKTTAKSYVAAALDAHFMPVFNTMPAIACFLIEFGASGRPLVVEMGIDRPGEMAELVDLVRPDVGVITSIGPAHLEQLGSIEGIVREKGVILRGVDGRAVRGLVGAQASDFYPGVDSYGFGNVTHAGEDLTVTAQGASFRFAGVPVTLPLAARVQAEAAVLALTLAQEAGVALPGAAARLAAVSVPGGRYRVHPGRFTVIDDAYNASPVAVRAALDALGSWPGRRISVLGRMLELGPTERDLHAGVGAYARERADLTFGVGAFAAELGDRACATVPDLVTALLAEVQDGDVILVKASRGISWTPERRAREGVGLDVVVQALLRARDGT, from the coding sequence ATGCCTGATCCCCGCGCCGCACTGCCCTTCGACGCCACCGTCCACCCGGAGGCCCGCCCGGCGCGGCGTCTGACCTGGGATTCCCGGGAGGCCTCCCCGGACGTGGCGTTCGTGGCGCTGCCGGGCGAGTCCACGCACGGCAACCGGTTCGTGCAGGCCGCGCTGGACGCGGGGGCGCCGTTCGTGCTGACGGACCTGGACGTGCCGCGCGCCGTGCGGGTGCCGGACGCGCATGGCGCGCTGCTGGCCTGGGCGCGGGCCGAGCGGGCGCGCAGTCCGCTGGTGGTGGGCGTGACGGGCAGCGCCGGGAAGACCACCGCGAAGAGTTACGTGGCGGCCGCGCTGGACGCGCACTTCATGCCGGTGTTCAACACCATGCCCGCCATCGCCTGCTTCCTGATCGAGTTCGGCGCTTCCGGGCGGCCACTGGTGGTCGAGATGGGCATCGACCGCCCCGGCGAGATGGCCGAACTGGTGGACCTGGTGCGCCCGGATGTGGGCGTGATCACCAGCATCGGCCCGGCGCACCTGGAGCAGCTGGGCAGCATCGAGGGCATCGTGCGGGAGAAGGGCGTGATCCTGCGCGGCGTGGACGGCCGCGCGGTGCGGGGGCTGGTGGGTGCGCAGGCGTCCGACTTCTACCCGGGGGTGGACAGTTACGGCTTCGGGAATGTCACGCACGCGGGCGAGGACCTGACCGTGACGGCGCAGGGCGCGTCGTTCCGCTTTGCGGGTGTGCCGGTCACGTTGCCGCTGGCGGCGCGGGTGCAGGCCGAGGCGGCGGTGCTGGCGCTGACGCTGGCGCAGGAGGCGGGCGTGGCGCTGCCCGGGGCCGCGGCGCGGCTGGCGGCGGTCAGTGTGCCCGGCGGCCGGTACCGGGTGCATCCGGGGCGGTTCACGGTGATCGACGACGCCTACAACGCCTCGCCGGTGGCGGTGCGGGCGGCGCTGGACGCCCTGGGCAGCTGGCCGGGCCGGCGGATCAGTGTGCTGGGCCGCATGCTGGAACTCGGGCCGACCGAACGGGACCTGCATGCCGGGGTGGGCGCGTACGCGCGGGAACGGGCGGACCTGACCTTCGGGGTGGGGGCCTTCGCGGCCGAGCTGGGCGACCGGGCCTGCGCGACCGTGCCGGACCTCGTGACCGCCCTGCTGGCCGAGGTGCAAGACGGGGACGTGATCCTGGTCAAGGCCAGCCGCGGCATCAGCTGGACCCCCGAGAGACGCGCCCGGGAGGGCGTGGGGCTGGACGTGGTCGTGCAGGCGCTGCTGCGCGCCCGCGACGGGACCTGA
- a CDS encoding bifunctional metallophosphatase/5'-nucleotidase, producing the protein MNKSTAVLLLTSALGLTACTTTTAPQPADVTILGLNDFHGNLAPTSFTRADKTAISAGGIEAIAAEVNDARKANPNTILVGGGDLIGASPISSGLLRDEPAVYALNGMGMKVSALGNHEFDQGLDELFRMQNGGCASNDAAKACKFDPNYKGATFKWIGANVEYNAASGKTGTPFAPYIIQDINGIRIAFVGAVTKTTPGIVSPDGVKALTFTDEAAAVNKYIPEIKAQRPDAIIMLIHEGGELATGSTDNYSTVGCKTLKTDSPIVDIAKRVDPAVSAIISGHSHQGYNCLVPDPTGKDRIVIQGDFYGHLLQRLDLTVDKANHQVMSVKAANLVVDYTAREKAGTLDFGMTQIRTTAEAKVAAISNVEIAKLGDPQIQRGVSNARNTESPLGDVIADALLAATKNQGAQIGLMNPGGIRADLPDTTRIKPGNAVNFGDVFAVHPFGNTTTVLSLTGQQIKELLEQQWSGANATAVKLLQVSEGFNYKYTLSNPDGQRVNIADITLNGTPISATATYRVATNNFLAAGGDNFTVFKAATNVVQLPGLSDTDVLSQYLKANGPTLKNVVKGRITKL; encoded by the coding sequence ATGAACAAATCCACCGCTGTGCTTCTGCTGACCTCGGCCCTCGGCCTGACCGCCTGCACCACCACCACCGCCCCCCAGCCGGCCGACGTGACCATCCTCGGCCTGAACGACTTCCACGGGAACCTCGCGCCCACCTCGTTCACCAGGGCCGACAAGACCGCCATCAGCGCCGGCGGCATCGAGGCCATCGCCGCCGAAGTCAACGACGCCCGCAAGGCCAACCCCAACACCATCCTGGTGGGCGGCGGCGACCTGATCGGCGCGAGCCCCATCAGCAGCGGCCTGCTGCGCGACGAACCCGCCGTGTACGCCCTGAACGGCATGGGCATGAAGGTCAGCGCCCTGGGCAACCACGAGTTCGACCAGGGGCTGGACGAACTGTTCCGCATGCAGAACGGCGGCTGCGCCAGCAACGACGCGGCCAAGGCCTGCAAGTTCGACCCGAACTACAAGGGCGCGACCTTCAAATGGATCGGCGCGAACGTCGAGTACAACGCCGCCTCCGGCAAGACCGGCACGCCCTTCGCGCCGTACATCATCCAGGACATCAACGGCATCCGCATCGCCTTCGTGGGCGCCGTCACCAAGACCACGCCCGGCATCGTGTCCCCCGACGGCGTCAAGGCCCTGACCTTCACCGACGAGGCCGCCGCCGTCAACAAGTACATCCCGGAAATCAAGGCGCAGCGCCCCGACGCGATCATCATGCTGATCCACGAGGGCGGCGAACTGGCGACCGGCAGCACCGACAACTACAGCACCGTCGGCTGCAAGACCCTGAAGACCGACAGCCCCATCGTGGACATCGCCAAGCGCGTCGACCCGGCCGTCAGCGCCATCATCAGCGGCCACAGCCACCAGGGCTACAACTGCCTCGTGCCCGACCCGACCGGCAAGGACCGCATCGTCATCCAGGGCGACTTCTACGGCCACCTGCTGCAGCGCCTCGACCTGACCGTCGACAAGGCCAACCACCAGGTCATGAGCGTCAAGGCCGCCAACCTCGTCGTGGACTACACCGCCCGCGAGAAGGCCGGCACCCTCGACTTCGGCATGACCCAGATCCGCACCACCGCCGAGGCGAAGGTCGCGGCCATCAGCAACGTCGAGATCGCCAAGCTGGGCGACCCGCAGATCCAGCGCGGCGTGAGCAACGCCCGCAACACCGAGTCCCCGCTGGGCGACGTGATCGCCGACGCCCTGCTGGCCGCCACCAAGAACCAGGGCGCGCAGATCGGCCTGATGAACCCCGGCGGCATCCGCGCCGACCTGCCCGACACCACCCGCATCAAGCCCGGCAACGCCGTGAACTTCGGGGACGTGTTCGCCGTGCACCCCTTCGGCAACACCACCACCGTCCTGAGCCTCACCGGCCAGCAGATCAAGGAACTGCTGGAACAGCAGTGGAGCGGCGCGAACGCCACCGCCGTGAAACTCCTGCAGGTCTCCGAGGGCTTCAACTACAAGTACACCCTGAGCAACCCCGACGGGCAGCGCGTGAACATCGCCGACATCACCCTGAACGGCACGCCCATCAGCGCCACCGCCACCTACCGCGTCGCCACCAACAACTTCCTGGCGGCCGGCGGCGACAACTTCACGGTCTTCAAGGCCGCCACGAACGTCGTGCAGCTCCCCGGCCTGAGCGACACCGACGTCCTCAGCCAGTACCTCAAGGCCAACGGCCCCACCCTGAAGAACGTGGTCAAGGGCCGCATCACCAAGCTCTGA
- a CDS encoding type 4a pilus biogenesis protein PilO, with protein sequence MLTKLSPRNLFLAALGLCLVILALWYTMRFQPRQAEISNLKGELETVNARVTLLRDNARKVPALREEVAKLKVQQDEFLAALPQTANFGGVLDELRLTSSAAGASMESFNVQSGNAVGLPAGVRPIGLNLSVSGRFAQLFQMLRSVETMSRFTTVNNLSLQLPEATSLDPELQGTLALTVYTFDPSQAATGTPGAPDAAPAAPAAPAPAGGTQ encoded by the coding sequence GTGTTAACTAAACTCTCTCCCCGCAACCTGTTCCTGGCGGCGCTGGGGCTGTGCCTCGTGATCCTGGCGCTGTGGTACACCATGCGCTTCCAGCCGCGACAGGCCGAGATCAGCAACCTGAAGGGCGAACTGGAGACCGTGAACGCCCGCGTGACGCTCCTGCGTGACAATGCCCGCAAGGTCCCGGCGCTGCGCGAGGAGGTCGCGAAACTCAAGGTGCAGCAGGACGAGTTCCTGGCCGCGCTGCCGCAGACCGCCAACTTCGGCGGGGTACTGGACGAGCTGCGCCTGACCTCCAGCGCCGCCGGGGCCAGCATGGAGAGCTTCAACGTGCAGAGCGGCAACGCCGTGGGCCTCCCGGCCGGCGTGCGGCCCATCGGGCTGAACCTCAGCGTCAGCGGCCGCTTCGCGCAGCTGTTCCAGATGCTGCGTTCCGTGGAGACCATGAGCCGCTTCACGACCGTCAACAACCTGAGCCTGCAGTTGCCGGAGGCCACCAGTCTCGACCCTGAACTGCAGGGCACGCTGGCCCTGACCGTCTACACCTTCGACCCCAGCCAGGCGGCCACCGGCACGCCCGGCGCGCCGGACGCCGCGCCGGCCGCGCCCGCCGCTCCGGCGCCCGCAGGAGGCACCCAGTGA